A section of the Chelmon rostratus isolate fCheRos1 chromosome 16, fCheRos1.pri, whole genome shotgun sequence genome encodes:
- the txnl4a gene encoding thioredoxin-like protein 4A — translation MSYMLPHLHNGWQVDQAILSEEDRVLVIRFGHDWDPTCMKMDEVLYSIAEKVKNFAVIYLVDITEVPDFNKMYELYDPCTVMFFFRNKHIMIDLGTGNNNKINWTMEDKQEMIDIVETVYRGARKGRGLVVSPKDYSTKYRY, via the exons ATGTCGTACATGCTACCACATCTCCACAATGGCTGGCAGGTCGACCAAGCCATCCTATCTGAGGAGGACCGAGTCCTCGTGATCCGCTTTGGACACGACTGGGACCCAACATGTATGAAAATGGACGAAGTTCTCTACAGCATCGCTGAAAAG GTAAAGAATTTTGCTGTCATTTACCTGGTGGACATCACCGAAGTGCCCGACTTCAACAAGATGTACGAGTTGTACGACCCCTGCACCGTCATGTTCTTCTTCAG gAACAAACACATCATGATTGATTTGGGCACCGGTAATAACAACAAGATTAATTGGACAATGGAGGACAAGCAGGAGATGATAGACATTGTTGAAACGGTGTACCGAGGAGCAAGAAAAGGAAGAGGTCTGGTGGTGTCTCCAAAGGATTATTCTACAAAATACAGATattga
- the LOC121619710 gene encoding E3 ubiquitin-protein ligase ZNRF2-like translates to MGGKQSSPVFDGRTRAYSSSDLPSGNSSAGERIAGFRYTNGPDGPRIRYTGGGPASSGLSIPAGGRSGSHALNQSLDGTDGDDEGQLPPDGHRLLIGSLPAHLSPHLLGGFHCPVCSKFMASDEIEKHLLMCFNKMRLNYNKDILSRDSGECAICLEELEQGDTIARLPCLCIYHKGCIDEWFEVNRSCPEHPAD, encoded by the exons ATGGGGGGCAAACAGAGCAGCCCGGTATTTGATGGCAGAACTCGGGCTTATTCCAGCTCCGATCTCCCATCTGGAAACTCCAGTGCAGGGGAAAGGATTGCGGGGTTTAGGTACACCAACGGACCAGATGGCCCCAGGATACGGTACACGGGTGGAGGGCCAGCAAGCTCCGGGCTCAGTATACCGGCCGGCGGCAGGTCAGGGTCACACGCACTCAATCAGAGCCTCGATGGCACGGATGGTGACGACGAGGGCCAGCTGCCTCCCGATGGTCACAGGTTGCTTATTGGGTCCCTGCCGGCTCACCTGTCCCCTCACCTGCTGGGAG GCTTCCACTGTCCTGTTTGCTCCAAGTTTATGGCATCGGATGAAATAGAGAAGCACCTGCTCATGTGTTTCAACAAAATGCGTCTCAACTACAACA AGGACATCCTGTCCAGAGACTCTGGGGAATGTGCCATCTGTTTAGAAGAGCTGGAGCAGGGAGACACCATTGCCAGGCTGCCCTGCCTCTGTATCTACCATAAAGG GTGTATAGACGAGTGGTTTGAGGTGAATCGCTCGTGTCCAGAGCATCCCGCAGACTAG
- the mturn gene encoding maturin, which translates to MEFKHLVEAAEKWCSGNPFDLIFAEEDDERRLDFYAEPGVSFYVLCPGGTDNFHVWSESEDCLPFLQLAQDYISSCGKKTLLEVLEKVFTSFRPLLGLPDLDDDSFEHYHTDMEGEPGPDHQQMGVSQQ; encoded by the exons ATGGAGTTTAAGCATCTGGTGGAGGCGGCGGAGAAGTGGTGCTCCGGTAACCCGTTCGACCTCATCTTCGCCGAAGAGGACGACGAGAGGCGGCTGGACTTTTACGCGGAGCCCGGCGTCTCCTTCTACGTGCTGTGTCCCGGCGGCACCGACAATTTC cATGTGTGGAGCGAGAGCGAGGACTGCCTTCCCTTCCTACAGCTGGCCCAGGACTACATCTCCTCCTGCGGGAAGAAGACTCTGCTGGAGGTGCTGGAGAAGGTCTTCACGTCCTTCAGGCCT CTGCTGGGTCTTCCAGACTTAGATGACGACAGTTTCGAGCACTACCACACCGACATGGAGGGCGAACCGGGGCCCGACCACCAGCAGATGGGGGTCAGCCAGCAGTGA